The following DNA comes from Mucilaginibacter jinjuensis.
ATCCATGTGTTACCCAATGGGGTGAAACCAACTACGGAGACGACAAGACAGAGCCGGGAAATTGCCCGGCGACGAATCAAAGTCCGGTATGGTATCGAAAATTATATCCTGTATGTAAGCAGGGTAGAGGCCCGTAAAAACCACGAGTTGTTGCTGAAAACTTACCTGCAACTGGAACTTTACAAACGGCAGATCCCGCTGGTATTTATCGGTAAAAAATCGGCACAGGTACCCGCTCTGCAAAGCCTCATTGACAATTTAACAGCAGAGCAAAAGCAATACTTCCATTTTATTGAGCAGGTTGATCAAAGCGATCTGGATGCATTTTATAAGGCTTGCCGCCTGTTCGTTTATCCATCCATTGTCGAAGGTTTTGGTATCCCGCCATTGGAAGCCGCGATGCATCATGTGCCGGTGCTTTGCTCATCTGCTACTGCTATGCAGAGTTTTGATTTTTTCGAGCCGTATTGTTTTAACCCGGCTAATGAGGTCGAGTTTTCTGTTAAGCTTCAATACATGCTCAATAACCCGCCCGATGCTGCTTTTTTGGCAGATGTGGCACATCAAATACAACAACAATATAACTGGCAGCAAACCGCCGGTACATTCTATAATCTTTTAACATCATGAAGTTAAAAATTGCCATTGCCGGTACGCGCGGCATCCCAAACCATTATGGTGGCTTCGAACAAATAACGGCCTATGTTGCACCGGGGCTGGTTGAAAAAGGCCACTTGGTTACCGTATATAATTCGCATAACCACCCTTACCAAGGCAGTACCTGGAATGGCGTGGAGATTGTACACTGCTACGATCCCGAGAATATGCTGGGTACCGCCGGTCAGTTTATTTATGATTTTAACTGTATCCAGGATATGCGCCAGCGCGATTTTGATGTGATCCTTTTTATGGGTTATACCAGCAGCTCGGTTTGGGGTAGCCTGTTTCCGCGCAGGGCTACCATTATATCAAACATGGATGGGTTGGAATGGAAGCGCTCTAAATACTCGAAACCGGTACAAGCCTTTTTGAAGTATGCCGAGAAACTGGCCGTAAAATACAGCGATTATTACATTGCAGATTCGACGGTGATCCGTTCATATCTGCAAAAAAAATATGGTATTAACAGTGCCTTCATCGCTTACGGTGCCGAACGTTTTGTGGACGATGATTGCCCGCTGATGAATAAATTTAACCTCAAACCTAAAGACTACTTTCTGCTGGTGGCCCGCATGGAGCCCGAGAATAATATCGAAACTATTCTGGAAGGCTTTACCAAAAGTGTATCAACCAAAAAGTTCCTGGTGGTGGGCAATACCAGTAATAAGTTCGGGCAATATCTTAAAGCCAAATTCGGGCACGATGAGCGCGTTTGTTTTCACGATGCCATCTTCAACATTAAAACCATCCAACAATTACAGCATAATGCCTACCTGTATTTTCACGGGCATAGTGTGGGCGGCACTAATCCGTCACTGTTAGAAGCTATGGCTGGTGGGGCATTAATTGCTGCGCACGATAATCCTTTTAACCGTTCGGTATTAAACCACAATGCTTTTTACTTCAGCTCGTCGGCCGATGTGCAGTGGCTTACCGAAGTGGTGGCACGTAATTCGGCCGAGGATACGATGATCGGTAACAACATTAAACGCATCCAGCAACACTATAACTGGGACAAGATCATCAGTGAGTACGAAGCCTATATTTATGAATGTTATTGCAGCATGAACTATGAAAAAGCTATGGCTTATTAAGGATACGGTAACCAACCAGGTCACTTATTTCCACATCCTGCTGTTTTTTGCCTGCCTGCCATTAGACCGTTTTTTTAGCGAGCTGATTTTTGTGAGCCTGGTGATCCATACACTCATCAACCTTAAAAAAGCTGATCTGAAACGGGTGTATGAACCACGGGTACTAATTGTACAGGCTGTATTTTTCGTAACCCTTTTCAGCACCACATACACCACCAACTTTAAACGGGCGGTTGACGATTGGGCTATGCAGGCACATATCCTGTTTATACCCATGGTGTTTGCCATCCATCAGCCCTTAATTACTAAATATAAAAAGCAATTATTAAGTTGTTTTGCATGGAGCTGTGTATTAGTGGTTATGGGTTTGTTTGCTGTTGTGTTAACTACCATCAGGCATTTTCATTTGCCGCTATCTTTTGTTTATACCACCAGTTTCATCAACCATAATTTCTCTAAACCGGTAGGTATACATGCTACGTTTTTCTCTATCCTGGTTGTAGCAGCGACAGTTATTTTATTTCAGGACATATTAGCAGAGAAAAAGAAGTTATTTAAACTGGTTTCCATCGTGGGGATGGGTGTTTTATTTGCCGGATTAATCCAGTTATCCTCCAAATCAGCTATTATTTCTTTGGTTATTGTGGCCTATATTTTTGTGCCGTTGTATTTATTTGAGGGCAGAAAACGCTTTATTTTATTAGGGGCATCGCTCGCCGTAACGCTTTTAGCAACCATTGTGGTGTTAAGGTATGATAGTTTGAAAACAAGGCTGTTCTCAGACCTGGAATCAGATGTAGACATGAGCCATATTACCGTGGTAACCGATTCGCGGCTCGACCGCTGGAAGGCTACCATGCACACCGTGAAAGCCAAACCGATATTTGGCTTTGGTACCGGGATGGAAAAAGAGGAAATGGAACAGACCTATTTTTACAATAAATTGTACCACTCATTCATCCATCAGCTTAATGCGCATAACGAATTTTTAAGCTTATTAATCAAAAGCGGATGCATTGGCCTGGCTGTATACCTTTTTACTTTAGGCTATAGCTTAGCGCTTTCTATCAGAAATAAAGACCTGCTTTTAACCACCTGTGTGGCCCTGATGATCAGCACATCCATTGCCGAAAACGCGCTTGACGCCAACAAGGGAATTTTCTTTTACAGCGCATTTTTTTCGTTATTGTTATTAAGCGCAAACAGTGTTTCAAAAAGTATAAATAATGCAGAAAAGATTGCGGTAAAGGCAACCTTAGCGCCTGTTTCAACGTGTTAATTATAGATAACAGTTACACATTTAAACAGCACAATTATGTATAAGCCAAGTCGTTACATCGCAGATTATTCGGGTATCAAAACCCAGGTTTTATCGGCCCTGGCTTATTACGATCTGTTTAATTTTCCGCTTACCAAAGAAGAAGTTTTTCTGTTCACAACCGTGCGTTGCGAACTGGAGCAGGTGCAATACTGCCTGGACGACCTGGCCGATCATGGCCTCATCTATCGCCTCGGAAATTACTACGCCCTGAAGAATGACGACTACATGGTTACCCGCCGAAACAATGGCGGTAAAAAGGCACAGGAGTTGTTGGCCATTGCCGAAAAGGTGAGTAGCTACTTGATTAAATTTCCTTATGTGCGTGGCATTGCCGTATCGGGCTCTTTATCTAAGAAATATGCGGATGATAAATCGGATATTGATTTCTTCATCGTTACGGCCACAAACCGCCTTTGGATAGCGCGCAGTTTATTGCATGTACTTAAAAAGCTGAGTTTTATTTTTAAGAAGCAAGACTATTTCTGCATGAATTATTTTGTGGACGAAGCACGTGCCGAAATTGTAGAGCAAAACCTGTTT
Coding sequences within:
- a CDS encoding glycosyltransferase family 4 protein, with translation MNAKPIKLFVDAHSMDKEYQGTYTFLQGLYSALLENHPDVDVYFGTSDPGRLQRAFPQLQPQNVLAYKNAKPGLLRYVTDIPRYIKQYGFDFAHFQYIAPQRKPGCRYIVTLHDIIFNDYKHYFSFGYRTSRQYLFGRSIRNAGIKTTVSAYSQERIAEYYGLKYRDIHVLPNGVKPTTETTRQSREIARRRIKVRYGIENYILYVSRVEARKNHELLLKTYLQLELYKRQIPLVFIGKKSAQVPALQSLIDNLTAEQKQYFHFIEQVDQSDLDAFYKACRLFVYPSIVEGFGIPPLEAAMHHVPVLCSSATAMQSFDFFEPYCFNPANEVEFSVKLQYMLNNPPDAAFLADVAHQIQQQYNWQQTAGTFYNLLTS
- a CDS encoding DUF1972 domain-containing protein, translating into MKLKIAIAGTRGIPNHYGGFEQITAYVAPGLVEKGHLVTVYNSHNHPYQGSTWNGVEIVHCYDPENMLGTAGQFIYDFNCIQDMRQRDFDVILFMGYTSSSVWGSLFPRRATIISNMDGLEWKRSKYSKPVQAFLKYAEKLAVKYSDYYIADSTVIRSYLQKKYGINSAFIAYGAERFVDDDCPLMNKFNLKPKDYFLLVARMEPENNIETILEGFTKSVSTKKFLVVGNTSNKFGQYLKAKFGHDERVCFHDAIFNIKTIQQLQHNAYLYFHGHSVGGTNPSLLEAMAGGALIAAHDNPFNRSVLNHNAFYFSSSADVQWLTEVVARNSAEDTMIGNNIKRIQQHYNWDKIISEYEAYIYECYCSMNYEKAMAY
- a CDS encoding O-antigen ligase family protein, whose amino-acid sequence is MKKLWLIKDTVTNQVTYFHILLFFACLPLDRFFSELIFVSLVIHTLINLKKADLKRVYEPRVLIVQAVFFVTLFSTTYTTNFKRAVDDWAMQAHILFIPMVFAIHQPLITKYKKQLLSCFAWSCVLVVMGLFAVVLTTIRHFHLPLSFVYTTSFINHNFSKPVGIHATFFSILVVAATVILFQDILAEKKKLFKLVSIVGMGVLFAGLIQLSSKSAIISLVIVAYIFVPLYLFEGRKRFILLGASLAVTLLATIVVLRYDSLKTRLFSDLESDVDMSHITVVTDSRLDRWKATMHTVKAKPIFGFGTGMEKEEMEQTYFYNKLYHSFIHQLNAHNEFLSLLIKSGCIGLAVYLFTLGYSLALSIRNKDLLLTTCVALMISTSIAENALDANKGIFFYSAFFSLLLLSANSVSKSINNAEKIAVKATLAPVSTC